The following are from one region of the Arachis duranensis cultivar V14167 chromosome 10, aradu.V14167.gnm2.J7QH, whole genome shotgun sequence genome:
- the LOC107470143 gene encoding uncharacterized protein LOC107470143, whose product MPFGLKNAGATYQRLVNKVFTVHIGKLMEVYVDDMLVKTQNEESLLADLTKVFDTIRKHEMRLNPAKCTFADFKKFLGQPPILTRPQEGEERILYLAVGSQAIVSALVREDESGQQPIYFISKALQGAELNYQKIEKFAYALILTSRRLRPYFQAHTIRVRTNQPIKGILQKTDLAGRILQSAVKLSEFDLKYKARIAIKSQYLADFIAEYTDTPDTPTKWSLYVDGSLNKTGSGACIILESD is encoded by the exons ATGCCTTTCGGACTAAAAAATGCAGGGGCTACATACCAGAGACTAGTGAATAAAGTTTTCACCGTTCATATCGGAAAACTAATGGAGGTTTATGTCGatgacatgctggtaaaaacaCAGAATGAGGAATCGTTGTTAGCTGACCTCACcaaagtgttcgacaccataagaaagcatgagATGCGACTTAACCCCGCAAAGTGCACTTTCGcg GATTTTAAGAAGTTTTTGGGGCAACCACCAATCCTTACCCGACCACAGGAAGGCGAGGAACGCATACTATATCTCGCCGTAGGAAGTCAGGCAATAGTTTCAGCACTAGTTAGAGAAGAcgaaagtgggcaacaacccatctacttcattagtaaggCTCTGCAAGGGGCTgaattaaactatcaaaagatagagaagttCGCCTACGCCCTTATACTTACTTCCAGACGACTCCGACCatactttcaagcccacacgATTAGAGTacggaccaaccaacccataaaaggtaTCTTACAGAAAACGgacttagctggaagaatcctacaatcgGCAGTCAAGTTATCTGAATTCGATCTCAAATATAAAGCTCGGATTGCCATCAAATCTCAGTActtggccgacttcatcgcagagtacactgacaccccggaCACCCCCACAAAGTGGAGCCTTTACGTGGATGGCTCATTGAACAAAACTGGGAGTGGCGCATGCATCATTTTAGAGAGCGATTAG